From a region of the Clostridiales bacterium genome:
- a CDS encoding ACT domain-containing protein → MKAVITAVGCDRIGIIAGISKVLAEKNVNIMDITQTIMQEYFTMTMLVDISKASVQFNELKESIEEEGRELKISILIQREEIFKSMHRI, encoded by the coding sequence ATGAAAGCTGTAATCACGGCAGTTGGATGCGACAGGATAGGGATAATAGCCGGGATAAGCAAGGTGCTTGCAGAGAAAAATGTAAACATTATGGATATAACTCAGACGATAATGCAGGAGTATTTCACAATGACAATGCTGGTAGACATATCGAAGGCCAGTGTCCAGTTTAATGAGCTTAAAGAGAGTATTGAAGAAGAGGGCAGAGAGTTGAAGATTTCGATCTTAATACAGCGGGAGGAGATATTTAAATCCATGCACAGGATATGA
- a CDS encoding serine acetyltransferase has protein sequence MKLTDWLNNKIPNIAQSIEDINRDYFFSDKTIGFAGKESINRVLHYLRSALFPGVYEKYPIDEFKVNVLIGNNIRSAALELNDLIEKVFINKCDFNDKEKRDCTKCMDMANDITIELINRLPDIRRILQTDIQAAYDGDPAAHTTEEIIMSYPSITAISIYRISHVLCQLGVPVIPRIMSEYAHAVTGIDIHPGAKIGTSFFVDHGTGVVVGETCEIGNNVKLYQGVTLGAKSFPLDDKGNPIKGIKRHPNIGDNVIIYAGATILGGDTEIGHDSIIGGNVWLTHSVPPFSRVYNSQPSPTIKNGNSDTPREELF, from the coding sequence TTGAAACTGACTGATTGGCTTAACAATAAAATACCGAATATTGCTCAGTCTATTGAAGATATAAACAGAGACTATTTTTTCAGCGACAAAACCATAGGATTTGCAGGCAAAGAAAGCATAAACAGGGTGCTCCATTACCTGAGATCGGCACTTTTCCCGGGAGTATATGAAAAATATCCTATAGATGAGTTTAAAGTCAATGTACTTATAGGTAACAATATCAGGTCTGCAGCTCTTGAACTCAACGATTTAATCGAAAAAGTTTTCATAAATAAATGTGATTTTAACGATAAGGAAAAAAGAGATTGCACAAAATGCATGGATATGGCCAACGATATTACGATAGAACTTATAAACAGGCTGCCTGATATAAGGAGGATCCTCCAGACAGATATACAGGCCGCATACGACGGCGATCCTGCAGCACATACTACCGAGGAAATAATTATGAGCTACCCCTCGATAACGGCAATAAGCATATACAGGATATCTCATGTACTTTGCCAGCTTGGAGTGCCTGTCATACCGAGAATAATGTCCGAATATGCACACGCTGTCACTGGAATAGATATACACCCGGGTGCAAAAATAGGGACCAGCTTTTTTGTAGACCACGGCACAGGCGTCGTAGTTGGAGAAACATGCGAAATAGGCAATAATGTTAAACTTTATCAGGGCGTAACACTCGGGGCAAAAAGTTTTCCGTTGGATGATAAGGGTAATCCGATAAAGGGTATCAAACGTCATCCCAATATAGGTGATAACGTAATCATATATGCCGGAGCAACCATACTCGGGGGAGATACGGAAATCGGCCATGATTCCATTATAGGAGGCAATGTATGGCTTACGCACAGCGTGCCTCCATTTTCAAGGGTATATAATTCTCAACCGTCACCTACAATAAAAAACGGCAACAGCGATACACCGCGAGAGGAATTGTTTTAA
- a CDS encoding AraC family transcriptional regulator, which yields MDKSVDTQKMLRDILYSYYYSTGIPVFSIDFEGNTGVRSCECAGICKFLNDYLKESSPCSQAHLYASKQAESIGDAYVFFCPAGLVHYTTPIIRNDLFTGAILAGPILLDYPDQIAVDGIIQKYNMSVNMRGKIGSFLQAVPVVEASRVRYLSRLLFFITSGMLSLNEHILFERRESMDQQSQISGSIQDIKEYSDKDYYPYEMEKELQIKVKNGDVTGAKTVLNQLLGHIFFTSGGKIEIMKARTLELCTLLSRAAVEGGGALDTIFGMNYEFINKLYKIKNIEELSYWILRVLYIYSEKVFDLGSIKNAELIKAAIKYINENYKNDITLADISGYIKLNPSYFSAIFKKETGIGFSDYVNKVRVDESKRLLLDTRISILDIALDVGFESQSYFTKVFKKFTGMTPKQYREKQP from the coding sequence ATGGATAAATCGGTAGATACTCAAAAAATGTTGAGGGACATTCTATATAGTTATTATTATTCTACGGGCATACCTGTATTTTCTATCGATTTTGAAGGGAATACAGGCGTCAGGTCATGTGAATGTGCAGGTATATGCAAATTTTTAAACGATTATCTGAAAGAATCCTCTCCTTGTTCCCAGGCACACCTTTATGCAAGCAAACAGGCAGAATCCATTGGTGATGCATATGTATTTTTCTGCCCTGCAGGCCTTGTCCATTATACGACGCCCATAATAAGGAACGATTTATTCACAGGAGCTATCCTGGCGGGCCCTATACTTTTAGACTATCCTGATCAGATAGCTGTCGATGGCATCATACAAAAATATAATATGTCTGTCAACATGAGGGGAAAGATAGGAAGCTTCCTTCAGGCCGTACCAGTTGTTGAAGCGTCAAGAGTAAGATATTTAAGCAGGCTGTTGTTCTTCATAACATCCGGCATGCTCTCCCTGAATGAACATATTCTATTCGAAAGAAGAGAAAGTATGGACCAGCAGTCTCAAATAAGCGGAAGCATCCAGGACATAAAGGAATACTCAGATAAAGATTATTATCCATATGAAATGGAAAAAGAGCTTCAGATAAAGGTAAAAAACGGCGATGTTACAGGTGCAAAAACTGTCTTGAACCAGCTGCTGGGGCATATTTTTTTTACATCCGGTGGAAAGATAGAGATCATGAAAGCTCGGACTTTGGAGCTTTGCACATTGTTATCCAGGGCTGCTGTTGAAGGCGGCGGCGCCCTTGATACTATTTTTGGAATGAATTATGAGTTTATAAACAAGCTTTATAAGATAAAAAATATAGAAGAGCTTTCATACTGGATTTTAAGGGTACTTTATATATACTCTGAAAAAGTCTTTGATCTTGGCAGCATTAAAAACGCCGAACTTATTAAAGCCGCTATAAAATATATCAATGAAAACTACAAAAACGATATAACGCTTGCGGATATATCCGGTTATATAAAACTCAATCCTTCTTATTTTTCGGCCATATTTAAAAAAGAAACAGGTATAGGCTTTTCCGACTATGTCAACAAGGTAAGAGTGGATGAGAGCAAGCGCCTCCTTTTGGATA
- a CDS encoding PFL family protein produces MDSNEIIETINMIEKQKLDIRTITMGISLYDCCSDDGNTARRKIYDKICRCAKNLVKVGNDIEAEYGIPIINKRISVTPISSIAESSGEKNYVEYAKTLDSAAKAVGVNFIGGFTALVHKGYTKGDYTLIDSIPEALNVTDRVCSSVNVATTRAGINMDAVAKLGEIIKRTANVSAGKDELACTKLVVFANAPEDNPFMAGAFHGVGEPECVINVGVSGPGTVKAALETAAGANFDTVADIIKKTAFKITRIGQLVALEASKRLNVPFGIVDLSLAPTNAVGDSIAHILEEMGIESCGAPGTTAALALLNDAVKKGGIMASSHVGGLSGAFIPVSEDSGMIEAVERGSLSLEKLEAMTCVCSVGLDMIAIPGDTPAETISAMIADEASIGVINNKTTAVRIIPAIGKKVGDYVEFGGLLGRAPVMAVSNFSSSKFIKRGGRIPAPIHSLKN; encoded by the coding sequence ATTGATTCCAATGAGATTATTGAGACAATAAACATGATCGAAAAACAGAAGCTGGATATAAGGACGATTACTATGGGCATATCGCTCTATGATTGCTGCTCAGATGATGGCAATACAGCGCGAAGGAAGATATATGATAAAATATGCAGATGTGCCAAAAACCTTGTTAAGGTTGGAAATGATATAGAGGCTGAATATGGCATACCTATTATAAATAAAAGGATATCCGTTACACCCATTTCAAGCATTGCGGAATCGTCCGGAGAGAAAAATTATGTGGAATATGCGAAAACCCTTGATTCCGCGGCTAAGGCTGTGGGGGTTAACTTTATCGGGGGATTCACGGCGCTGGTACATAAGGGATATACAAAGGGTGATTATACGCTTATCGATTCCATACCGGAGGCCTTGAATGTTACAGACAGGGTGTGTTCTTCCGTAAATGTAGCTACAACCAGAGCAGGAATCAATATGGACGCAGTAGCGAAACTGGGTGAAATAATTAAAAGAACTGCAAATGTTTCGGCAGGGAAAGACGAGCTGGCATGCACAAAACTCGTCGTTTTTGCGAATGCTCCCGAAGATAATCCATTTATGGCGGGTGCTTTTCACGGCGTTGGCGAACCCGAATGCGTCATAAATGTCGGAGTAAGCGGGCCTGGCACTGTAAAGGCTGCATTAGAGACAGCCGCAGGTGCTAATTTTGATACTGTGGCCGATATAATAAAGAAGACGGCGTTTAAGATAACCAGAATAGGACAGCTTGTTGCGCTGGAAGCGTCCAAAAGGCTGAATGTACCCTTTGGGATCGTCGACCTTTCCCTTGCGCCGACAAATGCTGTCGGGGACAGTATAGCGCATATACTTGAGGAAATGGGCATAGAAAGCTGCGGAGCACCAGGCACTACGGCTGCACTGGCTCTTTTAAACGATGCGGTAAAAAAAGGCGGTATTATGGCGTCCTCCCATGTGGGCGGTTTAAGCGGAGCTTTCATACCTGTAAGTGAAGATTCAGGCATGATAGAAGCCGTCGAAAGAGGCTCACTTTCCCTAGAGAAACTGGAGGCCATGACATGTGTGTGCTCTGTAGGATTAGATATGATCGCGATTCCCGGTGATACTCCGGCTGAAACCATATCTGCGATGATTGCGGATGAAGCATCCATAGGTGTTATCAACAACAAGACAACCGCCGTCCGCATCATTCCGGCTATAGGGAAAAAAGTAGGAGATTATGTTGAATTCGGAGGCTTGCTCGGAAGAGCACCCGTGATGGCTGTCAGCAATTTTTCAAGCAGTAAATTCATAAAAAGAGGGGGAAGGATACCCGCCCCCATACATAGCCTCAAAAATTGA
- a CDS encoding corrinoid protein has product MDLKEILNYVERGNAKKTKELVTKAIEEGIPAVKILNEGLISAMSAVGERFKEGEIYVPEMLIAGRAMSQGMKILEPILTKTGVKAVGRAVMGTVKGDLHDIGKNLVIMMLKGTGIEVYDLGVDVPKEVFAQKAEELHADIIAMSALLTTTMPAMKDVVEELKKRNIRNKYIVMIGGAPVTDEYAKEIGADYYTADAATAAEVAKKALIERQN; this is encoded by the coding sequence ATGGATTTAAAGGAAATATTAAATTATGTAGAAAGAGGTAACGCAAAAAAGACTAAGGAACTTGTTACAAAGGCCATAGAAGAAGGGATACCAGCTGTAAAAATACTGAATGAAGGTTTGATTTCAGCAATGTCTGCGGTCGGCGAAAGATTTAAAGAAGGGGAAATATATGTTCCTGAAATGCTTATAGCAGGCAGGGCAATGTCCCAGGGAATGAAAATACTTGAGCCCATACTTACCAAAACAGGTGTAAAGGCTGTAGGAAGGGCTGTAATGGGAACGGTAAAGGGAGACCTTCATGATATTGGTAAAAATCTGGTTATAATGATGCTTAAAGGTACGGGGATCGAGGTTTATGATCTTGGCGTCGATGTTCCCAAAGAAGTATTTGCCCAAAAGGCCGAAGAACTGCATGCCGATATTATCGCTATGTCTGCTCTTCTGACAACTACGATGCCGGCTATGAAAGATGTAGTGGAGGAACTCAAGAAGAGAAACATAAGAAATAAATATATAGTGATGATAGGCGGAGCACCTGTAACAGATGAATATGCAAAGGAAATAGGAGCCGACTATTATACTGCGGATGCTGCAACTGCCGCAGAAGTAGCCAAGAAGGCTTTGATTGAAAGACAGAATTAA
- a CDS encoding methyltransferase MtaB domain-containing protein, with amino-acid sequence MAKTFDKLAYKSKDEFLYGYSPNPVKTKNGLVIGGGDVYPEINFTLPPMNINESTMPEVRKQYTMIINGVLKRAKELHAPGIAVELELLPPMTLNPKWGIEVHKLVRDAMFEYEAKYGLKSVMRITPNDTREILRPPFLRRGEPWENMLKTFEGCAKDGADFLAIESTGGKEIDDDALVNADLRKVIFSLGVLGVRDMRYLWGNIVKIADETGSIASGDTACGFGNTAMILAERGFIPRMFAAVVRTVTVERSLVAYEMGAVGPSKDCAYEGPYMKAMAGVPIAMEGKSSACAHLTSVGNVSQAVADLWSNESVQNVKLLSDMAPVVSMEQLIYDCRLMNEAKNDGHESMLKLRNWLSDSDSRLDPQAYVLRPDVVYDISSEIIKEKDAFLRTKKAAEVTIEKLRNAISNKELKVEKKEERWLDIMESQLDDIPDDEEKFWNEIKDEIEPGKFRPEEYGLK; translated from the coding sequence ATGGCTAAAACATTTGATAAGTTGGCATATAAATCAAAAGACGAATTTCTGTATGGTTACAGTCCGAATCCCGTCAAGACAAAAAATGGGCTTGTAATAGGCGGAGGAGATGTCTATCCGGAAATCAATTTTACACTTCCGCCGATGAATATAAATGAAAGCACGATGCCTGAGGTCAGAAAACAGTACACCATGATAATAAATGGAGTGCTAAAGCGTGCAAAGGAGCTTCATGCCCCGGGAATCGCAGTTGAACTTGAGCTTTTGCCTCCAATGACGCTGAATCCTAAATGGGGTATTGAAGTTCACAAGCTCGTGCGTGATGCTATGTTTGAATATGAAGCAAAATACGGGCTAAAGAGTGTTATGAGAATAACGCCAAATGATACCCGTGAAATATTAAGGCCTCCTTTCTTAAGGAGAGGTGAACCATGGGAGAATATGCTCAAAACATTTGAAGGGTGTGCAAAGGATGGGGCGGATTTCCTCGCGATAGAATCTACGGGAGGAAAAGAAATAGACGATGATGCTTTAGTAAATGCAGACCTAAGGAAGGTAATTTTTTCGTTAGGAGTCCTCGGAGTAAGGGATATGAGGTATTTATGGGGCAATATAGTGAAGATAGCCGACGAGACAGGAAGCATAGCATCCGGCGATACCGCCTGCGGTTTTGGGAATACAGCAATGATACTTGCTGAACGCGGCTTTATACCAAGGATGTTTGCGGCGGTTGTAAGAACAGTAACTGTCGAGAGAAGCCTTGTAGCATATGAAATGGGCGCCGTAGGGCCAAGCAAGGACTGCGCATACGAAGGGCCTTATATGAAAGCCATGGCGGGAGTTCCTATTGCTATGGAAGGCAAATCCAGCGCATGTGCGCATCTTACTTCGGTCGGCAATGTTTCACAGGCTGTAGCCGACTTGTGGAGCAATGAGTCGGTCCAGAACGTGAAATTATTAAGCGATATGGCTCCGGTAGTTTCGATGGAACAGCTTATATATGATTGCAGGCTTATGAATGAAGCTAAAAATGACGGCCACGAGAGTATGCTGAAGCTTAGAAACTGGCTTTCGGATTCCGACAGCAGACTTGATCCCCAGGCTTATGTGCTGAGGCCCGATGTCGTATATGACATAAGCTCTGAAATCATAAAAGAAAAGGATGCTTTCTTAAGGACCAAAAAGGCTGCGGAAGTTACAATCGAGAAATTAAGAAATGCCATTTCAAATAAAGAATTAAAGGTTGAAAAGAAGGAAGAACGATGGCTTGATATTATGGAGAGCCAGCTTGATGATATTCCGGATGACGAAGAGAAATTCTGGAATGAAATTAAAGACGAAATCGAACCCGGCAAATTCAGGCCGGAAGAATACGGACTCAAATAA